One genomic segment of Candidatus Kryptonium sp. includes these proteins:
- a CDS encoding DUF4292 domain-containing protein: MGKYKAVLLVILAIIFISCAPTRKATVDYNIETYLERISVRDKFVRTLNANGSVTLDSPELSGTAKIEVNLVRPDILTLKVETIFGIDLGEAHVYCDNFEIFDRFNDLKIQGKVSNYIKKYLGVDFACDELIDILIGCPRIQEFEVQNFSANELIMVSKREGKSDVVLKFNPEFELESYVLFRDGVKIFEVRYSRYKKFGEITLPRLIKIYDEFGRGIYLSFSEVELNG, translated from the coding sequence GTGGGCAAATATAAAGCCGTTCTCCTCGTAATTCTTGCCATTATTTTCATTTCTTGTGCTCCAACCAGAAAAGCCACTGTAGATTACAACATTGAAACTTACTTGGAAAGGATTAGTGTGCGAGATAAATTTGTTAGAACTTTGAACGCAAATGGAAGTGTAACACTTGATTCTCCTGAACTTTCGGGCACTGCTAAGATAGAGGTAAATTTGGTGAGACCAGATATTTTAACTTTAAAAGTTGAAACGATTTTTGGAATAGACTTAGGGGAAGCTCATGTTTATTGCGATAATTTTGAAATTTTTGATAGGTTCAATGACTTGAAAATTCAAGGCAAGGTAAGCAACTACATAAAAAAATATCTGGGTGTGGATTTCGCTTGTGATGAGCTAATTGATATTTTAATAGGTTGTCCGAGAATTCAAGAATTTGAAGTGCAAAATTTTAGTGCTAATGAGTTGATTATGGTCAGTAAAAGAGAAGGGAAAAGCGATGTTGTTTTAAAATTTAATCCTGAATTTGAACTTGAAAGTTATGTGCTCTTCAGGGATGGTGTTAAGATATTTGAGGTTAGATATTCAAGATATAAGAAATTTGGAGAGATAACGCTACCGCGGCTCATAAAAATTTATGATGAATTCGGCAGGGGGATTTATTTAAGTTTTTCTGAAGTTGAACTAAATGGATAA
- a CDS encoding endonuclease III, protein MSQNTNDVNSHRAFKNLKEKFSDYDSVLNANVGEIEKAIKIGGLARQKAKRIKKLLLKLKEKRGNFDLSFLKDLSVDEGLKFLTSFEGVGLKTASCVLLFGFNKEVFPVDTHIHRILNRVGIVKTKTPDETFLSVQKLIPQGLAYHLHTGLIKFGRTICRAQNPLCGICPIYRICGFEKKNFYRKKSGKLKLIKSENAEFILLNKV, encoded by the coding sequence TTGTCTCAGAACACAAATGATGTTAACAGCCATAGAGCATTTAAAAATTTGAAGGAAAAATTTTCAGATTATGATTCTGTTTTAAATGCGAATGTCGGGGAAATTGAAAAAGCCATAAAAATTGGTGGACTTGCTCGTCAGAAAGCGAAGCGAATTAAAAAGTTGCTGCTTAAGTTAAAGGAAAAACGTGGGAATTTTGATCTTTCTTTCCTTAAAGATCTTTCAGTTGATGAAGGATTGAAATTTTTAACTTCATTTGAGGGAGTTGGATTGAAAACCGCCAGTTGTGTTTTGTTGTTCGGATTTAATAAAGAGGTTTTTCCAGTTGATACGCATATTCACAGGATTTTGAACAGGGTTGGAATAGTTAAGACAAAGACGCCTGATGAAACATTTTTGAGCGTTCAAAAATTAATCCCTCAAGGGCTTGCTTATCATCTTCACACGGGATTGATAAAGTTTGGAAGGACAATTTGCAGAGCCCAGAATCCTTTATGCGGGATTTGCCCAATTTATAGAATTTGTGGCTTTGAAAAGAAGAATTTTTATCGTAAAAAGAGCGGAAAACTCAAACTTATCAAAAGTGAAAATGCCGAGTTTATCCTTCTGAACAAGGTTTAG
- a CDS encoding heavy-metal-associated domain-containing protein, whose amino-acid sequence MNKLTLTVEGMTCHHCETTVEKAVKQLKNVVSAKADHTSKTLEIIYTGELNLEDVKQKVEEAGYKVLV is encoded by the coding sequence ATGAACAAGCTAACTTTAACAGTTGAGGGCATGACCTGCCACCATTGCGAAACGACGGTGGAAAAAGCAGTTAAGCAATTAAAAAATGTCGTGTCAGCAAAAGCTGACCATACAAGTAAAACGCTTGAGATAATTTACACCGGCGAACTCAACTTAGAAGATGTAAAGCAAAAAGTAGAAGAAGCAGGTTATAAAGTTCTTGTTTAA
- a CDS encoding N(4)-(beta-N-acetylglucosaminyl)-L-asparaginase, which translates to MVKRREFLKSSLLAGIGAVLAGKFKIFQFAGNSYAYESNQASLPILISTWRQGIKANEMGVKVLSEGGTALDAVELGVRTAEDDPSVMSVGYGGLPDECGHVSLDACIMDWEFNAGAVAFVQKCKNPVSVARKVMELTKHVFIVGEGADRFAKLMGFPEVDLLTDEARKRWLEWRRKMSQSDNWLSPEENHDTIAMLALDKQRRVAGAVTTSGLAWKIHGRVGDSPIIGAGLYVDGEVGAAGSTGVGEAVIRTCGSFLVVEYMRNGMHPQKAVEETLKRVLKVNKKWIDKDPNFQVAFIAVNLRGEIGAMGLRKGFQYALYKDGKNQFLDAPNLI; encoded by the coding sequence ATGGTAAAAAGAAGAGAATTTCTGAAAAGCTCATTACTTGCCGGAATAGGGGCGGTATTAGCTGGAAAATTTAAAATTTTCCAATTTGCTGGCAACTCATACGCTTATGAATCAAATCAGGCGAGTTTGCCCATTTTAATTTCTACCTGGAGACAGGGAATAAAAGCCAATGAGATGGGGGTGAAAGTTTTATCTGAAGGTGGGACAGCTCTTGATGCGGTTGAGCTTGGTGTAAGAACAGCAGAAGACGATCCGAGCGTGATGAGCGTTGGATATGGTGGATTGCCGGACGAATGCGGTCATGTTTCGCTTGATGCTTGTATAATGGACTGGGAATTTAACGCTGGAGCTGTTGCATTTGTTCAAAAGTGCAAAAATCCTGTGTCTGTTGCAAGAAAAGTGATGGAATTAACAAAACATGTTTTCATAGTTGGCGAGGGCGCAGATAGGTTTGCGAAGTTGATGGGATTTCCAGAAGTTGATTTGTTAACAGATGAAGCAAGAAAAAGATGGCTTGAATGGCGAAGAAAAATGAGTCAAAGCGATAATTGGCTCTCGCCGGAAGAAAACCATGATACAATCGCAATGCTTGCTCTTGACAAACAAAGAAGAGTTGCTGGAGCAGTTACAACAAGCGGACTTGCTTGGAAAATCCATGGCAGAGTTGGTGATTCACCAATAATTGGAGCTGGATTATATGTTGATGGTGAAGTTGGAGCAGCAGGATCAACAGGTGTGGGAGAAGCAGTGATAAGAACTTGTGGAAGTTTTCTTGTGGTTGAATATATGAGAAATGGGATGCATCCGCAAAAAGCGGTGGAAGAAACATTGAAACGAGTCCTAAAAGTCAATAAAAAGTGGATTGACAAGGATCCGAACTTTCAAGTTGCATTCATAGCTGTCAATCTAAGAGGCGAAATTGGTGCGATGGGCTTGAGAAAGGGATTTCAATATGCGCTTTATAAAGATGGAAAGAACCAATTTCTTGACGCACCAAATTTAATTTAA
- a CDS encoding T9SS type A sorting domain-containing protein, producing MKKLALIIAFLVSTVALSQSPFRLVPIQEIQWVHPDSLRKADSLQAAGVAFNSTAFPHWIEDSRYWYVPPISATQYGDTFTVVGIVMNRPQMYTLGNRYVVFIQDTAGGPWSGIIVLANDTTSANTQATGIQVLDTGMVVKIVGRVEEFPASSSTGYTELFTVIPDPRTGQIIPIEVIDWKLSRPEPVEVRVSDFVRGNASVGGHRINFSNGERWEDVYVIIRNVSVVNRSGTVGGRWTWWIGDDSGNVIQVYDGSRHFRGGSGAFNPNWTPPPIGTKLEYIRGVIVGVGSGYAITPLYPDDVKILSYAPEINYAFTTPQKREPALPSSTDPVKIRAIVKVTDPTPGVVIDTVRLLYSVNYGSFREVLMSKISGDTLWEGIIPPQPNGSLVRYFFRARDSKGQTTQLPGDTSQNIYFYFVKDGELKIRDLQYTILRNGNTGFWDLRVKVRGIVVADTNDFPTEPPLLNPGSKEQYRVYIQDDTSAWSGIRLFGSRSYVLRRGDSVEVIGTVRERNNVTEIVVDSVRIIARNRPVYPAVVVRTGDVGNKPNGTESAEKWENMLIRFVNVLITDVDPDRNGGTFREFVVDDGTGGCRVNDDGGYKFSNYPPDTAYGYRILYVGNRISYLQGILHFSFNNYKIEPRSDEDFGTITKVVVAYNSEIPEKFELLQNYPNPFNPSTYIEYKLPKRVHVTLKVYDVLGREVATLVDEVQNAGSYRVRFENPKISSGVYFYVLKAENFVDVKKMMLLK from the coding sequence ATGAAAAAATTAGCTTTAATCATCGCATTTTTAGTTTCAACAGTAGCTCTTTCACAAAGTCCATTCCGACTTGTTCCAATTCAAGAAATTCAGTGGGTTCATCCTGATTCATTAAGGAAAGCTGATAGTTTGCAAGCTGCTGGAGTTGCTTTCAACTCCACTGCTTTTCCACATTGGATTGAGGACTCAAGATATTGGTATGTTCCTCCAATTTCTGCAACTCAATACGGAGACACTTTCACTGTCGTTGGGATAGTTATGAATCGTCCGCAAATGTATACGCTTGGAAATAGGTATGTTGTTTTTATTCAGGATACCGCTGGTGGACCTTGGAGTGGTATCATTGTTCTTGCAAATGATACGACTTCTGCAAATACGCAAGCGACTGGAATTCAAGTTCTTGATACTGGAATGGTTGTAAAAATTGTCGGAAGAGTTGAGGAATTTCCCGCATCGTCAAGCACTGGATACACGGAATTATTTACGGTTATACCAGATCCACGGACGGGGCAAATAATCCCAATAGAAGTTATTGATTGGAAACTGAGCAGACCCGAACCTGTTGAAGTTAGAGTTTCAGATTTCGTAAGAGGTAACGCTTCAGTTGGGGGACATCGTATAAACTTTTCAAACGGAGAGAGATGGGAAGATGTGTATGTGATAATAAGGAATGTTTCAGTTGTCAATCGTAGTGGAACAGTCGGTGGTAGATGGACTTGGTGGATTGGTGATGATTCTGGAAATGTTATTCAAGTTTATGATGGTTCCAGACATTTCAGAGGTGGTTCAGGAGCATTTAATCCTAACTGGACTCCTCCACCAATTGGGACGAAACTTGAATATATCCGTGGTGTTATAGTGGGTGTTGGTAGTGGTTATGCAATTACCCCGCTTTATCCTGATGATGTAAAAATATTATCTTATGCTCCAGAAATAAATTATGCATTTACAACACCGCAAAAAAGAGAACCAGCCTTACCATCAAGCACCGATCCAGTAAAGATAAGAGCGATCGTTAAAGTAACGGATCCAACTCCAGGCGTTGTAATTGACACTGTAAGACTTCTTTACAGCGTAAATTATGGTTCATTTAGAGAAGTTTTGATGTCAAAGATCAGCGGTGATACATTATGGGAAGGAATAATACCACCGCAACCTAATGGTTCTTTGGTTAGGTATTTCTTTAGAGCCAGAGATTCAAAAGGGCAAACCACTCAACTCCCGGGTGATACATCGCAGAACATTTATTTCTACTTTGTGAAGGATGGTGAGCTAAAGATAAGAGATTTGCAATATACAATATTGAGAAATGGAAACACTGGATTTTGGGATTTAAGAGTCAAAGTAAGAGGTATTGTCGTTGCTGATACAAATGATTTCCCAACAGAGCCACCGCTCTTAAATCCTGGATCAAAGGAACAATATCGTGTTTATATCCAAGATGACACGAGCGCATGGAGTGGAATTCGTTTGTTTGGTAGCAGAAGTTATGTTTTAAGAAGAGGAGATAGCGTTGAAGTAATTGGAACTGTAAGGGAGCGAAATAATGTGACTGAAATTGTCGTTGATAGCGTAAGAATCATAGCAAGAAATAGACCAGTTTATCCAGCTGTTGTTGTCAGAACTGGTGATGTGGGGAATAAACCTAATGGAACGGAAAGCGCAGAAAAGTGGGAGAATATGCTAATACGATTTGTAAATGTATTAATCACAGATGTTGATCCAGATAGAAATGGCGGAACATTCAGAGAGTTCGTTGTTGATGATGGGACAGGCGGATGCAGAGTGAACGATGATGGAGGTTATAAATTCTCAAATTATCCACCAGATACAGCATATGGCTACAGAATCCTTTATGTCGGGAATAGAATAAGTTATTTGCAAGGGATACTTCATTTTTCATTCAACAACTACAAGATTGAACCGCGCAGCGATGAGGATTTCGGAACGATAACAAAAGTCGTTGTCGCTTATAACTCTGAAATACCTGAGAAATTTGAACTTTTGCAAAACTATCCGAATCCATTTAATCCATCAACTTATATTGAATACAAATTGCCAAAGCGAGTTCATGTAACACTGAAGGTTTATGATGTTCTTGGCAGAGAAGTAGCAACGCTTGTTGATGAAGTTCAAAACGCTGGCTCTTATAGAGTTAGATTTGAAAATCCGAAAATATCAAGTGGTGTTTATTTCTATGTTTTGAAAGCAGAGAATTTTGTGGATGTGAAAAAGATGATGTTGTTAAAATAA
- a CDS encoding DUF3782 domain-containing protein, protein MRTKKETKAEEIIKKLPEIIESDSAFRQRLFAMLLEYFPSRQEYNYILKGINEILERQEEHSRVIKELTEKIDKHSQILEELIRGQERHSQILEEHAKAIRELSERQERHSQILEEHAKAIRELSEKVDRHSQILEELIRGQERHSQILEEHARKLEEHSKAIEMLVKEVYELKITVGGLVKEMGDMKVEFARLSDAVYKLKVTIGNIGARWGIMTEDMFRKAYEEILKSLFGLEYKVEKRKIKYDDKESEIDIVISDAKEVIVEVSASMNKKKAERIAEKIKAYRKETGKEVPAYVISASASAESVVLLRDENINIITPEAEEEEFEK, encoded by the coding sequence GTGAGAACAAAAAAAGAGACAAAAGCTGAAGAGATAATAAAAAAATTGCCTGAGATAATAGAGTCAGACAGTGCTTTTAGACAGAGACTATTTGCTATGTTGCTTGAGTATTTTCCATCAAGGCAGGAGTATAATTATATATTGAAAGGTATAAACGAAATTTTGGAGCGACAGGAAGAGCATTCACGAGTGATAAAGGAATTAACCGAGAAAATTGATAAACATTCGCAGATACTTGAGGAATTGATTAGAGGACAGGAGCGACATTCGCAGATACTTGAAGAGCATGCGAAAGCAATAAGAGAGTTAAGTGAAAGACAGGAAAGACATTCGCAGATACTTGAGGAACATGCGAAAGCAATAAGAGAGTTAAGCGAGAAAGTAGATAGACATTCGCAGATACTTGAGGAATTGATCAGAGGACAGGAGAGACATTCGCAGATACTTGAAGAGCATGCACGGAAGCTGGAAGAGCATTCAAAAGCGATTGAAATGTTGGTAAAAGAAGTTTATGAGTTAAAAATAACTGTTGGCGGGCTTGTTAAAGAGATGGGAGATATGAAAGTTGAATTTGCACGACTCTCCGATGCGGTTTATAAGCTTAAGGTTACAATAGGCAATATAGGTGCAAGATGGGGAATTATGACAGAAGATATGTTCAGAAAAGCTTATGAAGAGATTTTGAAATCTCTATTTGGGCTTGAATATAAAGTTGAAAAGCGAAAGATAAAGTATGATGATAAAGAATCGGAAATTGATATCGTAATATCGGACGCAAAGGAAGTGATCGTTGAGGTTTCCGCTTCAATGAATAAGAAAAAAGCGGAAAGAATAGCTGAAAAAATTAAAGCATATAGAAAAGAGACCGGTAAGGAAGTTCCAGCGTATGTGATATCTGCAAGTGCGTCTGCTGAATCCGTCGTTTTGTTAAGAGACGAAAACATCAACATCATAACACCAGAAGCAGAAGAAGAGGAATTTGAAAAATAA
- a CDS encoding MgtC/SapB family protein, giving the protein MQEIHLDLFKFVLAVIFGGLIGLERELKGKPAGFRTNILICLGSALYTIISIKISNDPGRIAAQIVTGIGFIGAGTIIQSKGTITGITTAATIFVVAAIGLAIGSGQIILATVFTVIVLLVLTFLTNVEKALLGKCHLTTLYLEIIDEKGKGRAELIEILSEHEIKPNQYHLVEENGILKISISYCDKHPSHHRFLSELLKIPYIKEIKTKA; this is encoded by the coding sequence ATGCAAGAAATACATCTTGATCTTTTCAAGTTTGTCCTTGCCGTTATATTCGGTGGATTAATTGGCCTTGAAAGGGAATTGAAAGGAAAACCCGCCGGATTTAGAACCAATATTCTAATTTGCCTTGGCTCAGCACTTTATACGATTATTTCAATTAAAATCTCAAACGATCCCGGAAGAATTGCAGCACAAATTGTAACTGGTATTGGATTTATTGGTGCCGGAACAATAATTCAATCTAAGGGAACAATAACAGGAATCACAACCGCGGCAACAATTTTCGTAGTTGCAGCAATTGGATTAGCAATTGGCTCAGGACAAATAATTCTCGCGACAGTTTTTACAGTAATTGTTCTTCTCGTTTTGACATTCCTTACGAATGTAGAAAAAGCACTTCTTGGTAAATGCCATCTAACAACATTATATCTTGAAATCATTGACGAAAAAGGGAAAGGTAGAGCAGAATTAATTGAAATTCTTTCAGAACATGAAATAAAACCCAATCAATACCATCTGGTGGAAGAAAATGGTATACTAAAAATTAGTATATCATACTGTGATAAACATCCTTCACACCATCGCTTTTTATCTGAACTCTTGAAGATACCTTACATAAAGGAGATCAAAACTAAAGCTTGA
- a CDS encoding heavy metal translocating P-type ATPase produces the protein MKEQSKEIEKGKESKLLRIDIPIVGMTCASCVLKVQNNLLKIPGVKNASVNLVTEKATIEVEQEKQVNLKDIIQSVKSIGYDVAIQKINFPVEGLSTASVSHIEKTILKINGVINVSVNPAVGTVTTEFIPTLVTPENIKEELEKFGYKVPQLPEEEIELYDEIVRKREFEDLKKRFIVSAILTGFILIDMVSHLFYHTEDRTFINYILFALTTPVIFYGGGKFFKSFLSGIRHLSMDMNTLIAIGTGSAYIYSTVATFYPKIFELTGKTSDVYYETSAVIITFVLLGRLLEARAKSQTTEAIKKLSTLQPQTATIIKEGKQIVVPIKEVRVGDIVLVKPGERIPVDGVIIEGYASVDESIITGESMPVEKKPGDLVIGSTLNKAGSFKFKVNNVGKDTLLAKIIQLVKDAQATKPPVQKLADKVAAVFVPIVIGIAFLSFLIWYLSGYSFTFALMNFISVLIVACPCALGLATPTAIVVATGKSAEYGVLIKNAQALEIANKINMVVFDKTGTITYGKPEVTDIIKLGNISENELLRFSASVERNSEHPLAEAIVRYAKLRNLKLLEPKNFFSIPGQGVFANVDSNEVAVGNTTFMKNLNIETQSYERIIDLLTNQGKTSVFIAINRKIAGIIAVADTIKHDAKSTILNLKKLGIDIAILSGDNYKTTKAIANQIGVDKIFAEVLPEQKSEKIEELKNSGYIVAMVGDGVNDAPALAKADVGIAIGSGTDIASATADMILMKDDIKGVYQVIKLSAKTYKIIKENLFWAFFYNVILIPIAAGILYPVAGISLKPIFASISMSLSSLLVVLNSLRIKKLKL, from the coding sequence ATGAAAGAACAGAGCAAAGAAATAGAGAAAGGCAAAGAGAGTAAACTTTTAAGGATTGATATTCCAATTGTCGGAATGACCTGCGCCAGCTGCGTCTTGAAAGTTCAAAACAACCTCCTAAAGATCCCGGGCGTGAAAAATGCAAGTGTTAATTTAGTAACTGAAAAAGCAACAATTGAAGTTGAACAAGAAAAACAGGTAAATCTAAAAGATATAATACAGTCGGTAAAATCCATTGGTTATGATGTAGCTATACAAAAGATAAATTTCCCAGTTGAAGGACTTTCTACTGCCTCCGTATCTCATATTGAAAAGACCATTTTAAAGATAAATGGCGTTATAAATGTTTCAGTAAATCCCGCTGTTGGAACTGTGACAACTGAATTCATCCCAACTCTCGTTACACCTGAAAACATAAAAGAAGAATTAGAAAAATTTGGTTATAAAGTTCCTCAACTCCCTGAAGAAGAAATAGAACTTTACGATGAAATCGTAAGAAAGCGTGAGTTTGAAGACCTCAAAAAAAGATTCATCGTCAGCGCAATTCTTACTGGATTTATTCTGATTGATATGGTGTCGCATCTTTTTTATCATACTGAAGATAGAACTTTCATTAACTATATTCTCTTCGCCCTCACAACTCCCGTGATCTTCTACGGCGGTGGTAAATTTTTTAAAAGTTTCCTATCTGGAATTCGGCACTTATCAATGGATATGAACACACTAATAGCAATTGGCACTGGCTCCGCATATATTTACAGCACCGTTGCAACATTTTATCCTAAAATTTTTGAATTAACTGGAAAAACATCTGATGTTTATTATGAAACATCCGCTGTTATAATTACATTCGTTCTCCTGGGGCGACTTCTTGAAGCGAGGGCAAAATCTCAAACAACCGAAGCAATTAAAAAACTTTCTACCCTACAACCGCAAACCGCAACGATAATTAAAGAAGGCAAACAAATAGTTGTCCCAATTAAAGAAGTAAGAGTAGGTGATATAGTTCTCGTTAAACCCGGTGAGAGAATACCTGTTGATGGTGTAATAATTGAAGGTTACGCTTCTGTTGATGAGTCAATTATAACTGGAGAAAGCATGCCAGTTGAGAAAAAGCCAGGCGATTTGGTCATAGGTTCAACTCTTAATAAAGCTGGAAGTTTTAAATTTAAAGTGAACAATGTAGGAAAAGATACATTACTTGCGAAAATAATTCAACTGGTTAAGGACGCACAAGCGACAAAACCACCAGTGCAAAAACTTGCTGATAAAGTCGCAGCAGTTTTCGTCCCAATTGTGATTGGAATAGCATTTTTAAGCTTTTTAATCTGGTATCTCTCTGGATATAGTTTCACATTTGCACTTATGAATTTTATTTCTGTTTTAATTGTCGCCTGTCCATGTGCACTTGGACTTGCAACTCCAACCGCAATAGTTGTAGCAACTGGCAAATCAGCTGAATATGGCGTTTTAATAAAAAATGCACAAGCACTTGAAATTGCAAACAAAATTAACATGGTCGTATTTGATAAAACTGGAACAATAACCTATGGAAAACCTGAAGTAACGGACATCATAAAACTCGGCAACATATCAGAAAACGAGCTTTTGAGATTCTCCGCGTCTGTTGAACGAAATTCAGAACATCCTCTTGCAGAAGCCATAGTAAGATATGCGAAGTTAAGAAACCTAAAACTTTTAGAACCCAAAAACTTCTTCTCAATCCCAGGGCAAGGTGTTTTTGCCAATGTTGATTCAAACGAAGTTGCGGTTGGCAACACAACTTTCATGAAAAACTTAAACATTGAAACCCAAAGCTACGAAAGAATCATTGATCTCTTGACAAATCAAGGTAAGACATCAGTATTTATTGCTATTAATCGTAAAATAGCTGGAATAATTGCAGTTGCAGATACGATAAAGCATGATGCCAAATCTACAATTTTAAATCTCAAGAAACTCGGAATTGATATAGCGATTTTGAGCGGAGACAATTACAAAACGACAAAAGCAATAGCCAATCAAATTGGTGTTGATAAAATTTTCGCGGAAGTTTTGCCCGAACAAAAATCAGAAAAAATAGAAGAACTCAAAAATTCTGGATACATAGTTGCAATGGTTGGAGATGGCGTGAATGATGCTCCAGCGCTTGCGAAAGCAGATGTGGGGATTGCAATTGGTTCAGGGACAGATATTGCCTCAGCAACAGCAGATATGATCCTGATGAAAGATGACATAAAGGGAGTTTACCAAGTGATAAAACTCTCAGCGAAAACCTACAAAATAATAAAAGAAAATCTTTTCTGGGCTTTCTTTTATAATGTGATTCTAATCCCAATCGCTGCCGGCATTTTATACCCAGTAGCTGGGATTTCTCTTAAGCCAATCTTTGCCTCAATTTCAATGTCACTTAGCTCACTTTTAGTTGTATTAAACTCGTTGAGAATTAAAAAACTAAAGCTATAA